The following DNA comes from Nocardia sp. XZ_19_385.
CGGGGCGCAGGCCGAGTGCGGCGCGGGCGCGGAGCTTGTCGCCGGGGTGGTATCTGCCGAGGTCGGCGCCGGGCGGGACGATGTCGATGTGGCGGGCTTCGGCGCCGTACAGCTCGATCAGCTGCCGGGCCTCCTCCGCGGTGTTCGCGACCAGCCGGTCCGCTTCGACGACGATCTGCTTCTCGCCGATTTCCCGGGTGGCGGGTTCGGGACAGTCACCTTCGGCGAGCGCGCGGTTCTTCACCGCGGCGAGGGTGTGCGCGGTGTGCACCAGCGGCACCCGCCAGCGGTCCCGGGCCAGCCAGCCGACCTGCCCGGACAGCCAGTAGTGCGAGTGCACCAGGTCGTAATAGCCGGGTAGGTGCCGCGCCTCTTGGCGCAGCACCTCGGCGGTGAAGGGGCACAGCTGGGTCGGCAGTTCGTGCTTGTCCAGGCCCTCGAACGGGCCCGCCACCACATTGCGCACCAGGACCCCGGGCGCCGCCTCCTGCACGGGCGGCATATTCGACGAGGTCGCGCGGGTGAAGATCTCCACTTCGATACCGCGCCGGGCCAGTTGCAGGGCCGTTTGCAGGACGTAGACGTTCATCCCGCCCGCGTCACCCATGCCCGGTTGGGCAAGTGGTGAGGTGTGCACCGACAACACGGCGATCCGATTCGGCCGTAGGTCCGGGCGTTGACTCACATCATCCATAGTGCACGGTGCATCACCGGCCCAGACGGCCCGGAGCGGGGCAAGTGACCGCGATCACAGGGATTT
Coding sequences within:
- the mshA gene encoding D-inositol-3-phosphate glycosyltransferase, producing MDDVSQRPDLRPNRIAVLSVHTSPLAQPGMGDAGGMNVYVLQTALQLARRGIEVEIFTRATSSNMPPVQEAAPGVLVRNVVAGPFEGLDKHELPTQLCPFTAEVLRQEARHLPGYYDLVHSHYWLSGQVGWLARDRWRVPLVHTAHTLAAVKNRALAEGDCPEPATREIGEKQIVVEADRLVANTAEEARQLIELYGAEARHIDIVPPGADLGRYHPGDKLRARAALGLRPDEQIVAFIGRIQPLKAPDVLIRAAAVLLDEDPQRNLRVLIVGGPSGTGLERPDSLIRLAAELGIADHVTFLPPQPPDRLVEVYRAADLVAVPSHNESFGLVAIEAQASGTPVLAADVGGLSTAVRHGETGLLVPGHYIPDWAAALGSLLDDPNRLRRMSAGAVRHARNFSWEHTADGLLASYSAALGDFHAALAHREGHDVLLNGLYGVPGDRTRTASI